ttttcaggtttatCCGTTTGCAGTTGGAGGCCTTCTTCGGCTTTGTCCTGTTGAGAGTTGCGATGTTCGCAACCTCGACTCAACTCCAGGAAGTCGCTATCGAAGGAATCATAAACTTTTGTCGGCAACCTAGTTTCATATTCGAAGCCTACGTGAACTACGACTGCAATGTCACTTGCCGAAATGTCTTCGAAGAAATGGGGAAGTTGCTGTGCAAGCACGCCTTTCCGACATCTAATCCATTTACGAGTTTACAAGTCCAAGCGTTCGAGGGGCTTGTTATAGTGATTCACAACATTGCAGATAACATCAACTGCGAAGAGAATTCGAGCACGATAGCAAGACATGCAGTCGAAATCACAGAATACAGACCCTTTTGGGTAGAGAAATTCGAAGATGAGGATGAGAACTGGGTGGAGTCGGCGAGAATGAGGAAAGCACAGAAACGGAAAATGATGATCGCGGAAAACCATTTTAACCGTGACGAAAGGAAGGGAATAGAGTACCTGAAGCTTTCTCGCCTGGTGTCTGACCCTATGGATCCGAAGGCGTTTGCTTTCTTCTTCCGCTACACCCCAGGCCTCGATAAGAACATGATCGGGGATTATCTCGGTGACCCTGATGAATTCCATGTTCAAGTCCTCAAGGAATTCACAGACACTTTTGAATGCGCAGGCATGATTCTCGACACGGCTCTCAGAACTTATCTGGAGACATTCCGTTTGCCAGGAGAGGCTCAGAAGATTGAGCGGATCCTCGAGGCGTTCTCGGAGAGGTTCTACGATCAGCAGTCGGCGGAGGTTTTCGTCAGCAAGGATGCGGTCTTTGTTCTTTGCTATTCTCTCATTATGCTCAACACTGACCAACACAATCCccaggtgaagaagaagatgacagaGGAGGAGTTCATAAAGAACAACAGAGGGATTAACGGCGGGAGCGATCTCCCGAGAGAGTACCTCTCCGAGCTATTTTACTCGATATCGAATAACGCGATCAAGCTCTACGGCCAATCAGGTCTTTCCATGGAGATGAGCCCGAGCCGATGGATAGAACTGATGAACAGATCAAAGAATGCTCATCCTTATGTTGAGTGCAAGTTCAACAGTACGTTGGGTAGGGACATGTTCGCTACCATTGCAGGGCCGTCGGTGGCGACTCTTTGCGCTTGTTTTGAGCATGCTGATGAAGATGAGTTTCTTCACGAGTGCGTTGAAGGGTTGTTTTCGATAGCTAGGATTGCTCAATATGGATTAGAAGACACACTTGACGAGCTCCTTGCTTCCTTCTGCAAATTCACCACGTTCCTGAACCCGTACGCCACTGCTGAGGAAACTCTGTTCGCTTTTAGCCATGATTTAAAGCCTAGAATGGCTACTCTCGCTGTTTTTACCATCGCAAACAACTTTGGGTCCTCAATTCGTGGGGCTTGGAGGAATATCATCGACTGCTTGTTGAAGTTGAAAAGACTTAAGCTACTTCCGCAATCGGTGGTTGAAACTGATGCCTCTTCCACTTCATCATCGGACCTGGCAATGGACACGCGATGTGAGTCAGGCGTAGTTAATCCTAACCAAGATTTCAGACCCGGCACACAGCAAAACTACGGTATGATGGGTCGGTTCTCTCATTTCCTTTCCCTGGAGACCGCGGAGGAATCTCTGAGTCTTGGTTTGAGCGAATTCGAACAGAACGTGAAGATTATCAGGCAATGCCGGATCGGGAACATCTTTACCAACAGTTCAAGCCTTCCCGACGAGGCCATACTAAACCTCGGCCGTTCTCTAATATTCGCAGCCGCTGGTAAAGGCCAAAAGTTCAGCACGccggttgaagaagaagagacggTTGGCTTCTGCTGGGAACTGATCGTCGCCATCGCATTGGCCAACGTTCATAGATTCTCCACGTTCTGGGCTTCTTTCCATGATAATCTGTTAACAGTTGCACAGTTCCCTCTGTTCTCTCCAGTTCCGTTTGCTGAAAAGGCCATGTTGAGTCTCTTAAAGGTCTGTCTCAAGCTCCTCGCTGTACCTCAACAGGACAGCATCGCCGAGGAACTCATCTTCAGGTCAATCAATTTGATGTGGAAGCTCGACAAGGAAATTCTTGACACGTGTTGTGAGGTCATAACGAAATCAGTCAGCAGGATGCTCATCGAATACCCTGCAAATTTACAAACCCAGCTTGGATGGAAGTCAGTCCTCCATTTGCTATCCGTCACTGGCCGACACCCGGAGACATATGATCAGGGAGTGGAGACTCTGATCATGCTTTTATCCGACGGAACACACGTTTCTAGGATGACTTACGCGTATTGCATCGACTGTGCATTTGGCTTTGTGGCGCTCAAAAACAGTCCACTCGACAAGAACCTGAAAATACTGGACCTGTTGTCCGAGTCCGTGAATCTATTGATCCAGTGGCACAGGAACGGATTGTCCGATCCTGGAAGCAGCTACAGCGCATCCTCATTTGAGGAGAACTTAAAAGGCCTAGGCTCCTCAAACTTTTCGCTGAACCTGTTCGTCAAGCTAGGTGAGGCACTGCGGAAGACAAGCCTGGCCCGCCGGGAAGAGATCAGGAACCACGCCATCCTATCCCTCCAGAGGAGCTTCGCGTTAGCTGAGGACCTCGAGTTCACCTCGACTAACTGCACAAACTGCTTCAACCTCGTGATCTTCGCGATGGTCGACGACCTGCACGAGAAGATGCTGGAGTACTCGCGGCGCGAGAACGCGGAGAGGGAGATGCGGAGCATGGAAGGGACTCTGAAGATCGCAATGGAGCTCCTGA
This genomic interval from Rhodamnia argentea isolate NSW1041297 chromosome 4, ASM2092103v1, whole genome shotgun sequence contains the following:
- the LOC115729907 gene encoding ARF guanine-nucleotide exchange factor GNL2 — its product is MAEELTQRASEEEDSSQCRDRAKHDPRSKRKQLGLSCMLNTEVGAVLAVIRRPLDPAGPFLPTQEDQYDSSIAHSLKSLRTLIFNPQQEWRVMDPSIYLSPFLDVVQSDEVPAAATGIALSSILKMLKLEMFDEKTLGAREAINSIVTATVNCRLERTDSGSEEAVMMRILQVLSSIMKHRASVFLSDQAVCTIVNTCFQVVQQSASRGDLLQRNARYTMHELIQIIFSRLPEIEGRDGDNNSESETDDVGGSLDSGYGVRCTVDIFHFLCSLLNVVEIVEAEGNTSHATDEDVQLFALVLINSAIDLSGDAIAKHPKLLRMIQDDLFHHLIHYGMSSSQLVLAMICSTILSIYHFLRRFIRLQLEAFFGFVLLRVAMFATSTQLQEVAIEGIINFCRQPSFIFEAYVNYDCNVTCRNVFEEMGKLLCKHAFPTSNPFTSLQVQAFEGLVIVIHNIADNINCEENSSTIARHAVEITEYRPFWVEKFEDEDENWVESARMRKAQKRKMMIAENHFNRDERKGIEYLKLSRLVSDPMDPKAFAFFFRYTPGLDKNMIGDYLGDPDEFHVQVLKEFTDTFECAGMILDTALRTYLETFRLPGEAQKIERILEAFSERFYDQQSAEVFVSKDAVFVLCYSLIMLNTDQHNPQVKKKMTEEEFIKNNRGINGGSDLPREYLSELFYSISNNAIKLYGQSGLSMEMSPSRWIELMNRSKNAHPYVECKFNSTLGRDMFATIAGPSVATLCACFEHADEDEFLHECVEGLFSIARIAQYGLEDTLDELLASFCKFTTFLNPYATAEETLFAFSHDLKPRMATLAVFTIANNFGSSIRGAWRNIIDCLLKLKRLKLLPQSVVETDASSTSSSDLAMDTRCESGVVNPNQDFRPGTQQNYGMMGRFSHFLSLETAEESLSLGLSEFEQNVKIIRQCRIGNIFTNSSSLPDEAILNLGRSLIFAAAGKGQKFSTPVEEEETVGFCWELIVAIALANVHRFSTFWASFHDNLLTVAQFPLFSPVPFAEKAMLSLLKVCLKLLAVPQQDSIAEELIFRSINLMWKLDKEILDTCCEVITKSVSRMLIEYPANLQTQLGWKSVLHLLSVTGRHPETYDQGVETLIMLLSDGTHVSRMTYAYCIDCAFGFVALKNSPLDKNLKILDLLSESVNLLIQWHRNGLSDPGSSYSASSFEENLKGLGSSNFSLNLFVKLGEALRKTSLARREEIRNHAILSLQRSFALAEDLEFTSTNCTNCFNLVIFAMVDDLHEKMLEYSRRENAEREMRSMEGTLKIAMELLTDVYLQFLKQISESPGFRTFWLGVLRRMDTCMKANLGPYGESEILKELVPDLLRKIITKMKESEILVQKEGDDLWEITYIQIQWISPLLKELFPEEDG